A single Atopobiaceae bacterium DNA region contains:
- a CDS encoding ABC transporter ATP-binding protein, which produces MAEVVLNKLKKVYPKETVKKSRRRRKSADEPERKSNLQVTDEGVVAVQDFSLTVHDKEFVVLVGPSGCGKSTTLRMVAGLEDISSGELTIDGKVMNDVAPKDRDIAMVFQSYALYPNMTVYENMAFTLKLKKIPEAEIDAKVRSAAETLGITDYLDRRPKALSGGQRQRVAIGRAIVRNPKVFLMDEPLSNLDAKLRNQMRTELIKLRHEIDGTFIYVTHDQTEAMTLGDRIVIMRDGFIQQIDTPQEVFNHPANLFVAGFIGVPQMNFFDAELEHMDGSYSLRTAFAQVDLAPETCRRLAATGAEGGSVRAGARPEQIELAPANEPGALCGTVDVSELMGSTVHVHVDVAGNDFVLVIPTVDFDRDAAGSFARGDEIWFKFEPDAVHLFDQQTERNLI; this is translated from the coding sequence ATGGCTGAGGTCGTGCTCAACAAGCTGAAGAAGGTCTATCCCAAGGAGACGGTCAAGAAGTCCCGTCGTCGCCGGAAGTCTGCCGACGAGCCCGAGAGGAAGAGCAACCTCCAGGTGACCGACGAGGGCGTGGTGGCGGTGCAGGACTTCAGCCTCACCGTCCATGACAAGGAGTTCGTCGTGCTCGTAGGTCCCTCGGGCTGCGGGAAGTCCACGACGCTGCGCATGGTGGCCGGCCTGGAGGACATCTCCTCCGGCGAGCTCACCATCGATGGCAAGGTGATGAACGACGTGGCGCCCAAGGACCGCGACATCGCCATGGTGTTCCAGAGCTATGCCCTGTACCCCAACATGACGGTCTACGAGAACATGGCCTTCACGCTGAAGCTCAAGAAGATCCCCGAGGCCGAGATAGACGCGAAGGTGCGGTCGGCGGCCGAGACCCTTGGCATCACCGACTACCTGGACCGCAGGCCCAAGGCCCTCTCGGGAGGCCAGCGCCAACGTGTGGCCATCGGTCGCGCCATCGTGCGTAACCCGAAGGTGTTCCTCATGGACGAGCCCCTCTCGAACCTCGATGCCAAGCTCAGGAACCAGATGCGCACCGAGCTCATCAAGCTCCGCCATGAGATCGACGGCACCTTCATCTACGTCACGCACGACCAGACGGAGGCCATGACGCTGGGCGACCGCATCGTCATCATGCGCGACGGGTTCATCCAGCAGATCGACACCCCCCAGGAGGTCTTCAACCATCCTGCGAACCTCTTCGTGGCCGGGTTCATCGGCGTTCCGCAGATGAACTTCTTCGACGCGGAGCTCGAGCACATGGACGGCAGCTATTCCCTCAGGACGGCGTTCGCCCAGGTCGATCTCGCCCCCGAGACATGCCGGAGGCTCGCGGCCACGGGTGCCGAGGGGGGCTCGGTCCGAGCGGGCGCGCGCCCCGAGCAGATCGAGCTCGCCCCGGCGAACGAGCCTGGCGCCCTGTGCGGCACCGTGGACGTCTCAGAGCTCATGGGCTCGACGGTCCACGTACATGTGGACGTGGCGGGCAACGACTTCGTCCTCGTCATCCCCACGGTCGACTTCGACCGCGATGCCGCCGGCTCGTTTGCCCGCGGCGACGAGATCTGGTTCAAGTTCGAGCCGGATGCCGTCCACCT
- a CDS encoding sugar ABC transporter permease, translated as MSKVLKKWWPLFVLPTALSFVFGFVIPFVQGTYLSFCQFKVISDTTFVGLRNYVDALSDSQFMSSFGFTALFAVTVTVLVNVFALAIALALTRNRLRGTNAYRTVFFMPNLIGGIVLGYIWQILINCVLSNVGADLLALNTVAGYWGLVLLTLWQQVGYMMIIYIAGLQSIPTDYIEAAKVDGANAWKTLWKVKIPNLMPTITICLFLTITNAFKLFDQNLALTGGDPNHSTEMLALNIYNTFYSRVGAKWMGIGQAKAVIFCILVVAISLIQLRATKSKEVQQ; from the coding sequence ATGTCCAAGGTGCTGAAGAAATGGTGGCCGCTCTTCGTGCTTCCGACCGCCCTGTCGTTCGTCTTCGGGTTCGTGATTCCGTTCGTCCAGGGGACGTACCTCTCGTTCTGCCAGTTCAAGGTCATCAGCGACACGACGTTCGTGGGGCTGCGCAACTACGTTGACGCCCTCTCCGACTCGCAGTTCATGAGCTCGTTCGGCTTCACGGCGCTGTTCGCCGTGACGGTGACGGTGCTCGTGAACGTGTTCGCCCTCGCCATCGCGCTCGCCCTCACGCGCAACCGTCTCAGGGGAACGAACGCCTACCGCACGGTGTTCTTCATGCCCAACCTCATCGGTGGCATCGTGCTCGGCTACATCTGGCAGATCCTCATCAACTGCGTCCTGTCCAACGTGGGCGCGGACCTCCTCGCGCTCAACACGGTGGCCGGCTATTGGGGCCTCGTGCTGCTCACGCTCTGGCAGCAGGTCGGCTACATGATGATCATCTACATCGCTGGCCTGCAGTCGATCCCGACCGACTATATCGAGGCCGCAAAGGTGGATGGTGCCAACGCCTGGAAGACGCTCTGGAAGGTCAAGATCCCCAACCTGATGCCCACGATCACCATCTGCCTGTTCCTCACCATCACGAACGCCTTCAAGCTCTTCGACCAGAACCTCGCGCTCACGGGAGGTGACCCCAACCACTCCACCGAGATGCTGGCACTCAACATCTACAACACGTTCTACTCGCGCGTCGGGGCCAAGTGGATGGGCATCGGCCAGGCCAAGGCGGTCATCTTCTGCATCCTGGTCGTCGCGATCTCGCTCATCCAGCTCAGGGCGACGAAGTCCAAGGAGGTGCAGCAGTAA
- a CDS encoding glycosyltransferase, protein MSRVSTHTPRVTVIMPVYNVDRYVGRAIESIQNQTLSDFELLVVDDGSTDRSGEVADRIAEQDIRIDVIHTENQGAARARNVALDRARGTYVAFIDGDDWLDPGALAELVSIADTNDLELVVAGFFIETFYGNGDQHTTEVKSQPSQVFSTQQEFRTQAWRLFDQNLLYPPWNKLYLRSRIEELGLRFKPTFWDDFPFVLDFIRDVSRVGVTEKPYYHFIRLRAESETSRWRDNMYEKREEEHGWMLDLYEHWGLSGDPASMEVVQRRYIERLVGCIENVCEPSCTLSTTEKRALIAKMISTDRAQLAVEVAHPQSKMMSAMLVPIRRKDAAMALTEGQVISYVKRHNTKLFATLKANR, encoded by the coding sequence TTGTCTCGTGTCTCTACGCACACCCCTCGGGTCACGGTCATCATGCCCGTCTATAACGTCGACCGCTACGTCGGTCGCGCCATCGAGAGCATCCAGAACCAGACCCTTTCCGACTTCGAGCTCCTCGTGGTCGATGACGGGTCCACCGACCGCAGCGGCGAGGTGGCAGACCGAATCGCCGAGCAGGACATCCGTATCGACGTCATCCATACCGAGAACCAGGGCGCCGCTCGCGCCCGTAACGTCGCGCTCGACCGGGCCCGCGGCACGTATGTCGCCTTCATCGACGGCGATGACTGGCTCGACCCAGGCGCCTTGGCCGAGCTCGTCTCGATAGCCGACACCAACGACCTCGAGCTCGTGGTCGCGGGCTTCTTCATCGAGACCTTCTATGGCAACGGTGACCAGCATACGACCGAGGTCAAGTCCCAGCCGTCGCAGGTCTTCTCGACGCAGCAGGAGTTCCGCACGCAGGCCTGGCGCCTGTTCGACCAGAACCTCCTATATCCGCCCTGGAACAAGCTCTACCTGCGCAGCCGCATCGAGGAGCTTGGGCTCCGATTCAAGCCGACCTTCTGGGACGACTTCCCCTTCGTCCTCGACTTCATCCGAGATGTGAGTCGGGTGGGGGTCACCGAGAAGCCGTACTACCATTTCATCCGACTCAGGGCCGAGAGCGAGACGAGCCGCTGGCGCGACAACATGTACGAGAAGCGCGAGGAGGAGCACGGCTGGATGCTCGACCTCTACGAGCACTGGGGGCTCTCTGGTGACCCTGCGAGCATGGAGGTCGTGCAGCGACGTTACATCGAGCGCCTCGTGGGGTGCATAGAGAACGTCTGCGAGCCGAGCTGCACGCTCAGCACCACCGAGAAGCGCGCGCTCATCGCCAAGATGATCTCGACCGATCGCGCCCAGCTCGCGGTGGAGGTCGCCCATCCCCAGTCCAAGATGATGAGTGCGATGCTCGTACCGATACGTCGCAAGGACGCCGCGATGGCCCTCACGGAGGGCCAGGTCATCTCATACGTCAAGCGTCATAACACGAAGCTCTTCGCCACGCTCAAGGCCAATCGCTAG
- a CDS encoding glycoside hydrolase family 13 protein, producing MDSMGQATDENWWAQAVVYEVYPRSFKDSDGDGIGDLAGITSKIDYLADLGVDALWLTPFYPSELADGGYDVEDYRAIDPRLGTIDDFDALTAAAHARGLRVVVDLVPNHTSRLHPWFREAIASPPGSPARDRYLFRDGLGEHGEEPPTTWTSHFGGSTWERMPETMSDGTPDGQWYLHLFAWQQPDLNWDNAEVRADFERTLRFWCDHGTDGFRVDVAHGLAKDLDRPVEELDRWDAVGESWLPIDGSHPLYDRNELHDIYRSWRRVLDEYEPRRFAVGEAWVEPERQYLYASTDELGQVFNFDFAKSLWSRDGLHDAIEAGVASGRRAGSTSTWVLSNHDMVRATSRYALPQVEGTAFHQLAKDWLTRDGRSYHEDRALGLRRARAALLLELALPGSAYLWQGEELGLFEVADLPWDCLEDPTATCSVQAATFKGRDGCRVPLPWTSSDAPCLAHADDEFGLGGSFGFSPRTAQDGREATGPHLPQPSWFGGDAVDVESSDESSTLAFYREALRLRHTLRNPTDDLARMNDFQWLDEDAPSGAPDGAEGLEGGVIAYRRANGWACLANFGRQPCTLPEGRVLLTSAPLDEEGRLCQDACAWVMTGDEADR from the coding sequence ATGGATTCCATGGGACAGGCCACCGACGAGAACTGGTGGGCCCAGGCGGTCGTGTACGAGGTCTACCCCCGGTCGTTCAAGGATTCCGACGGCGACGGCATCGGCGACCTCGCCGGGATCACCTCGAAGATCGACTACCTCGCAGACCTGGGGGTCGACGCCCTCTGGCTCACCCCCTTCTATCCGAGCGAGCTCGCAGACGGCGGCTATGACGTCGAGGACTATCGGGCCATCGACCCACGCCTGGGGACCATCGACGACTTCGATGCCCTCACGGCAGCAGCCCATGCGCGAGGCCTCCGCGTCGTGGTCGACCTCGTGCCCAACCACACCTCACGCCTCCACCCCTGGTTCAGGGAGGCCATCGCCTCTCCCCCGGGCTCGCCCGCAAGGGACCGTTACCTCTTCCGTGACGGTCTCGGGGAACACGGGGAGGAGCCCCCGACCACCTGGACCTCGCACTTCGGGGGATCGACCTGGGAACGCATGCCCGAGACCATGTCCGACGGCACCCCCGACGGCCAGTGGTACCTGCACCTGTTCGCTTGGCAGCAGCCAGACCTCAACTGGGACAACGCCGAGGTGCGCGCCGACTTCGAGAGGACCTTGCGCTTCTGGTGCGACCACGGGACGGATGGGTTCCGCGTGGACGTGGCACATGGTCTCGCGAAGGACCTCGACCGTCCCGTCGAGGAGCTCGACCGCTGGGACGCGGTCGGGGAGTCATGGCTTCCCATCGATGGGAGCCACCCGCTCTACGACCGTAACGAGCTGCATGACATCTACCGTTCCTGGAGACGCGTCCTGGACGAGTACGAGCCCCGCCGGTTCGCCGTGGGCGAGGCATGGGTCGAGCCGGAGCGTCAGTACCTCTACGCCAGCACCGACGAGCTCGGCCAGGTGTTCAACTTCGACTTCGCGAAGAGCCTCTGGAGCCGCGATGGGCTCCATGACGCCATCGAGGCGGGCGTCGCCAGCGGCAGGAGGGCAGGTTCCACATCCACCTGGGTCCTCTCCAACCATGACATGGTGAGGGCCACCTCGCGCTATGCCCTCCCCCAGGTCGAGGGGACCGCCTTCCATCAGCTTGCGAAGGACTGGCTCACGCGCGACGGCAGGAGCTACCACGAGGATCGCGCACTCGGGCTCAGGAGGGCACGTGCGGCACTCCTCCTCGAGCTGGCACTCCCGGGCTCGGCCTACCTCTGGCAGGGAGAGGAGCTCGGCCTCTTCGAGGTCGCCGACCTGCCCTGGGACTGCCTCGAGGACCCCACCGCCACCTGCTCCGTACAGGCCGCGACCTTCAAGGGACGTGACGGATGCCGGGTCCCGCTTCCGTGGACGTCCTCGGACGCCCCCTGCCTGGCACATGCGGACGACGAGTTCGGCCTCGGAGGCAGTTTCGGGTTCTCCCCTCGGACGGCGCAGGACGGTCGAGAGGCCACTGGCCCGCACCTCCCCCAGCCGTCCTGGTTCGGCGGGGACGCCGTCGACGTCGAGTCGTCTGACGAGAGCTCGACACTCGCCTTCTATCGCGAGGCGCTCCGCCTGCGTCACACCCTCAGGAACCCCACGGACGACCTCGCCCGGATGAACGACTTCCAGTGGCTCGATGAGGATGCGCCGTCAGGTGCCCCCGACGGCGCGGAAGGTCTCGAGGGCGGCGTCATCGCCTACCGACGTGCGAACGGCTGGGCCTGCCTCGCGAACTTCGGCAGGCAGCCATGCACGCTCCCGGAGGGGAGGGTACTCCTCACCTCCGCCCCACTCGACGAGGAGGGACGGCTCTGCCAGGACGCATGCGCCTGGGTCATGACCGGCGACGAGGCCGACCGCTAG
- a CDS encoding ABC transporter substrate-binding protein, which produces MGANGLNQSMSRKQFVMLGGAVLAGLGLSACGGSGSSTSSSTTSSTTAAATGTVYYLNFKPEADEQWQALAKTYTDQTGVEVKVVTAASGTYEEKLKSEMSKSSAPTLFQVSGYVGLENWKEYCADLSGTDIYNQLTDTNLVLKEDSKVDAIGYVEEYFGIIYNKTLLTKAGYSESDITSFATLKKVCDDIQARKDELGVKGAFTSAGMDSSSSWRYTNHLADIPLYYEFKEDNVTNPDSIKGTYLPNYKDIFDLYITDSTCDKASLSAKTADDATSEFVNGEAVFYQNGTWAYDDIKALGDDTFGLLPIYIGVTGEEKQGICAGTENYWCVNTEASEDDQKATLDFMNWVVTSDEGTKSLADDMGFNCPFKSAKAASNPLVKIANTVNSSKTPVSWAFSVQPGDEYRKTLANALTAYAAGGTWDDVKVAFVDDWATEKAASASA; this is translated from the coding sequence ATGGGCGCTAACGGATTGAACCAGAGCATGAGCAGGAAGCAGTTCGTGATGCTGGGAGGTGCCGTCCTCGCGGGGCTCGGCCTCAGCGCATGTGGCGGCTCCGGCTCCTCGACGAGCTCGAGCACGACAAGCTCCACCACGGCCGCGGCCACGGGAACGGTCTACTACCTCAACTTCAAGCCGGAGGCCGACGAGCAGTGGCAGGCGCTCGCGAAGACCTATACCGACCAGACGGGCGTCGAGGTCAAGGTCGTCACCGCAGCCTCCGGAACCTATGAGGAGAAGCTCAAGAGCGAGATGTCCAAGAGCTCTGCGCCGACGCTCTTCCAGGTCAGCGGCTATGTCGGACTCGAGAACTGGAAGGAGTACTGCGCCGACCTCTCGGGCACCGACATCTACAACCAGCTCACCGACACCAACCTGGTGCTCAAGGAGGACTCGAAGGTCGACGCCATCGGCTACGTCGAGGAGTACTTCGGCATCATCTACAACAAGACCCTGCTCACGAAGGCGGGCTACTCCGAGTCCGACATCACGAGCTTCGCCACGCTCAAGAAGGTCTGCGACGACATCCAGGCCCGCAAGGACGAGCTCGGCGTGAAGGGTGCCTTCACGAGTGCCGGCATGGACTCGAGCTCGAGCTGGCGCTATACCAACCACCTCGCTGACATTCCCCTGTACTACGAGTTCAAGGAGGACAACGTCACCAACCCCGATTCGATCAAGGGCACCTACCTCCCCAACTACAAGGACATCTTCGACCTCTACATCACGGACAGCACCTGCGACAAGGCGTCCCTCTCGGCCAAGACCGCTGATGACGCCACGAGCGAGTTCGTGAACGGCGAGGCCGTCTTCTATCAGAACGGCACCTGGGCCTATGACGACATCAAGGCCCTCGGCGACGACACCTTCGGTCTCCTCCCCATCTACATCGGCGTGACCGGCGAGGAGAAGCAGGGCATCTGCGCGGGTACCGAGAACTACTGGTGCGTCAACACCGAGGCCTCCGAGGATGACCAGAAGGCAACGCTCGACTTCATGAACTGGGTCGTCACCTCTGACGAGGGCACCAAGTCGCTCGCCGACGACATGGGATTCAACTGCCCGTTCAAGAGTGCGAAGGCGGCCTCGAACCCGCTCGTCAAGATCGCGAACACGGTGAACTCCTCCAAGACCCCCGTCTCGTGGGCATTCTCCGTCCAGCCGGGCGACGAGTACCGCAAGACCCTCGCCAACGCGCTCACTGCGTATGCCGCAGGTGGCACATGGGATGACGTCAAGGTCGCCTTCGTGGACGACTGGGCGACCGAGAAGGCGGCCTCTGCGTCCGCATAG
- a CDS encoding carbohydrate ABC transporter permease, with amino-acid sequence MGREKLTNRIISIFFAVLSLAWIYPMVMICINSFKQESAINTSSVFDLVTGDTFAGVANYITALTKQGFASAFGYSLVITVTSVVLILVCCSMCAWYVVRVNNRFCKVLYLLFVFSMVVPFQMLMFTLSNLADTLGLNTPFNICFIYLGFGAGLAVFMFSGFVKTIPTEIEEAAMIDGCSPVQTFFHVVLPIMKPTYISVGILETMWVWNDYLLPYLVLDTTKYKTIPILIQYFRGGYGSVELGPMMACIMMVIIPIVVVYLICQRYIINGVVAGAVKG; translated from the coding sequence ATCGGTCGCGAGAAGCTCACCAACCGCATCATCAGCATCTTCTTCGCGGTGCTCTCACTCGCCTGGATCTACCCCATGGTCATGATCTGCATCAACTCCTTCAAGCAGGAGTCGGCGATCAACACCAGCAGCGTGTTCGACCTGGTCACGGGGGACACCTTCGCGGGAGTCGCGAACTATATCACGGCACTCACCAAGCAGGGGTTCGCCTCGGCGTTCGGGTACTCGCTCGTCATCACGGTCACGTCGGTGGTGCTCATCCTCGTCTGCTGCTCGATGTGTGCCTGGTACGTCGTGCGCGTCAACAACCGCTTCTGCAAGGTGCTCTATCTCCTCTTCGTCTTCTCGATGGTCGTGCCCTTCCAGATGCTCATGTTCACGCTCTCCAACCTGGCTGACACGCTGGGGCTCAACACGCCCTTCAACATCTGCTTCATCTATCTGGGATTCGGTGCCGGGCTCGCGGTGTTCATGTTCTCGGGCTTCGTGAAGACCATTCCCACCGAGATCGAGGAGGCGGCCATGATCGACGGCTGCAGCCCGGTCCAGACGTTCTTCCATGTGGTCCTCCCCATCATGAAGCCGACGTACATCTCGGTGGGGATCCTCGAGACCATGTGGGTGTGGAACGACTACCTCCTGCCCTACCTCGTGCTCGACACCACCAAGTACAAGACGATCCCCATCCTCATCCAGTACTTCCGCGGTGGCTACGGCAGCGTGGAGCTGGGGCCGATGATGGCCTGCATCATGATGGTCATCATCCCGATCGTGGTCGTCTATCTCATCTGCCAGCGTTACATCATCAACGGTGTCGTCGCAGGTGCCGTCAAGGGCTGA